The following DNA comes from Rhodopirellula halodulae.
GCTCAGGGTCAGCTTCACCTGACGTTTGAACGCCCGGTTCGCAAAAAGTCTCCGCTGCCCGCGATGGAAACGCTATCGCTGGGCGATGTAATTCATTTCGGTGGCAAGGATTTGACCGTCGCTGAAATCGGAGTCGCAAAAGCACGCACCGCACAAGGTGAAATCCCGTGGCCGTTCCGTCCTGGCGATGAACACCGCTACGTCGATTTGCACGGTGCTGCCGACGAGGACGGTGGTGCGTGGTTCGCCACTTTCGATTATTCCCGCGGCGACCAGACGACCTATGTCGGGCGAACCGTCACCGCAGACAAGCTCAATCTATCGACACCCGATTGGCAGCCGGATCCGGGGTCGGGAACGATCGCCGTTCCATCGCTGCATTTGAATTGCCCGAAGTGTGGAGGTTCGTTGGACCTGCACGCTCCCAAAGAAACGCTTCGGGTTGGTTGCCAACACTGCGGAGCGTTGCTTGAGAACGATGACGGTCGTTTGCAACTGCTGACGATGCTGGAACAACGCGAGATGCACACTTCGTTGCCTCTGGGCGTTCGCGGAAATATTCGCGGAACTGAGTACATCATCATTGGCATCATGGCTCGGTTCGTCCGCTACGCCGGGTCGACATACCCGTGGACGGAATACTTGTTGTACGCCCCCGGTGTGGGCTTCCGCTGGCTAGTCGAGAACGACCGACATTGGTCGTTTGTCGAGCCAGTTCCGGGCGTCGCAATGAACCCGATGTCGCGAAGCCTCCGCTACGACGGTGACTCGTTCCGTGTCTACGATCGGGCCACCGCGATCGTGCGTCATGTGATTGGTGAGTTCTACTGGAAAGTGCAGCAAGGCGACCGTGTCGAAACCGCCGACTTCATCGCACCGCCTCGAATGCTATCGATCGAAGACAGCGGCGACGGCAAAACTCGCGAACGCGTCGTGTCGTTGGGCACTTACATGACGCCCGCTGAAATTGAATCCGCGTTTGAGGTGGAAAACTTGACGCGACCATGGGGTGTCGGCGTCATTCAACCTTCGCCGCCGATCTCGATCGGGGTTTGGAGCGGATGGTTTTTCTTTCTGTTCTATCTGCTGGTGATGTTCGTAATGAACCAACGCAGCGCATCGGCAACGCCATCGGCTGACGGATGGTTGTTCTTCTACGCTGCGATCTTCGTATCAGCCATTCCCATCGGTTGCATCGTTTTCAAATACAACTTCGAAGTCTCCCGCTGGAAAGAAAGTGACTTCAGCCCATACGCCAGTGGAGACAGCTGATGAAACTGCTACGGATTTATTTGATCGTCGGCTTTCTGGTTTGCGGCTGGTACACGATTGCCGCCGTTCGCGGATGGAAAGCCGTCAACCTTGGCATCGTCGACAACATGAACAATGGCAGCGGCGGCGGCCGAGCCTACGGCGGTTCATGGGGTGGCGGAAAGTAGCCGTCCAAAACTTGCTCGCGAAACAGACCTCTCACTGACCACATCACAACACAATCGAAATTGAAGGCCCAACGATGAATCAACCATGGACCGAACTTGCTCAAAGCACCACTGTTGCCGTCCCAGTCGAACCCGTCACCAGTCTGGATCTGCTGCTGCAACACTTGATTGCGGCGTGTGTGTTTTCAATTGTGGGCATCGTTGTCTTCTTGGGATGCCTGGTGTTGATGGAGAAGTTGACCCCTTTTTCGATCCTGCATGAGATTGGCGAAGAGCATAACTTGGCCGTTTCCATCGTTGTCGCAGCGATTGTGCTTGGAATCTCGATCATCATCGCCGCGTCCGTCATCGGTTGACGAACATCGCCCCCTGATGAATCGCGGTGGCATGTCAGCAATTGTGTAGAGCCCAGACGCGAACGCCGCTCGTGCCGACAAGTAGCACCGGCAAACGAGCGAGTGCCGAACGAACTGTTGCCGGACGTGATGGGCGACGAATCGTCGGTCCATCTTTTCCAGCGTCGCACGGCCGGTTCCACCAGATAGAGCCTTGCACTTGGCTTCGCTTTGCTTGCCCGCGTGCGGGACACTGCCTATCTTTACCGCGATGCCAAGAGTCAACCCGCGACGATGAGCGTTGCGATCGTTTCACAACTTGGGTGTGAAACCCAGATTGGAAACGGATGACAAGTCTTCCTCGAGAACCTGTCATCAAAGTTGACTCTTTCTGCGCACTGGAGGCGCAACACGCGATGAAGACCACGCCTAATTGGCGTGATCCGCCCCAGCGACAAGCTTGCTCTAACCGGCAATCTTTCCGTCGCCGCGACAACCGACGGCTCGTTCATCGGGTCGTCCGGTTTGGAGCAAACAGGGTGATATTTCATCGACTCGGTTTTTTGACCGGGCACGTTTTGTGACCTAAGTTTGCTCAGCCCCACGGTTCGGAGTGTCTTCCGCGGGGCTTGGACACACCCCTGTCCAGCATTCCCCCTCCAACGACACTCTCGATGGAATCGGCGCATGGATTTGTTAACGACGATCAACCGATGTTTTGCCTTGGACAAGCAAACCAACGTGTCGCACCAAGACAACGCAGTTGTTTCGCGTGTTGGTCGCCAGCGCACCTCGCAACGACTTCGCACGTTCGCGTTGATTGTCGGATCCTTCGCCGTGGGCGGTTCCGCCCTGCCAGCCCAGGCACAAGGCTTCGTGCCCTCGCGCGGTCCCGTTGCTTCCGCCCCAACCAATGACGCGGAACGCCAGCTCGACGAACAAGAACGATCCAAGGCACTCGCCGATGGCATCGAATTAGAAGAAGCCGGACAATGGGGCGATGCGATCGATCACTACGAAGCGGCCACCCGTCGTTTCCCGCAAGACCGGATGTTGTACCAGCGTCTGCTGATCAGCCGTTTGCGTTTTGATGTCGAACGTCGCTACCAAGATCAAACCTACCTGCAATCGCTCCGCGACATGACGACGTCGCAATCGCTGGATTTGTACAGCGAGATCTTGGCAAATCTGCAAACACACTATGTTGACACGATCGAGTGGTCGCGAGTGCTGTTGCACGGCACTGCGGCTCTCGAAACCGCGTTGGACGACGAAACGTTCGTTCAAACGATGTTGCCGAACACAAGCCGGGAGCAAATTGAAAAGTTCCGGATGGAGATCCATCACCGCATTAGCAACCGCTCCACCCAGAGTCGTTTCGATTTGCGAGCCACGGTGTCTCAAGTCGCGTCGATGGCCAACCAAGAACTCGGGCTGAGCGGAACAGCAACCGTGCTGGAATTCGTCAGCGGAGCCGTGTCGACACTGGATACCTACACACGATTGCTCTCGCCCGGTCAGTTGGACGATATGTTCAGCACGATTGACGGCAATTTCGTTGGGCTGGGGGTCGAGCTGAAACCAGGCGAAGACTGCTTGCAGATTTTGTCTGTGATTCCCGGCGGGCCGGCCGATGAAGCCGGTATCAAGGCGGGCGATCGTATCATGGGTGTGGACACAACCTCGGCCGCCGACCGCGACCCAGACTTCGTTGCCGATTTGCTGCGTGGTCCAGAAGGCTCGTCGGTGTCGTTGGAGATCGCTTCGGTGGATCAACCCGCCCGCCGAATTCAGGTCGCTCGCCGTCGTGTGGATGTGCCTTGCGTTGAAAACGTGCACCTGGTCGATACAGAAGCCAAGGTTGGTTACTTCCGATTGACGAACTTTCAAAAGTCGACGCCCAAAGAAGTCGAACAGGCTTTGTGGGACCTGAGCCGTCAAGGCATGCGGTCACTGATCATCGATCTGCGAGACAACCCAGGCGGACTGTTGCCAGCGTCGGTCGAGGTTGCGGACCGTTTCATCTCGACCGGCCGTATTCTGACGACTCGCGGACGCAACGCTCGCGAAAACTTTGATTACACGGCACACCGTCCGAACACTTGGAACGTTCCGCTGGCGGTTTTGATCGACCGAAACAGTGCCAGTGCCAGCGAGATTTTCTCGGGTGCCATTCGCGATGCGAATCGCGGAACGGTGGTGGGCGAAAAGAGCTATGGCAAAGGCAGCGTGCAGGGGATCTTCCGCATGCAAGCCGCCCAGTTCGGATTGTGCTTGACCACCGCAAAGTTCTATTCGCCCAGCGGCCGAGCGATCAGCCGCAACGGCGTGGAGCCTCATATCTCCGTCCCACCGACCTACATCGCGGCTCGTCCCGATGAAAGCGGACGTTTGGTCACGGAATTGGAAGACGACGTGCTTCAAAAAGCCATCGAGTTCCTGGGCCAGTCGGCTCAATAAAGACTGTCCCGGCCCAAGCCGCAAAAACGTAGGTCCGGTTCCACAGGACAATTACCTGAAACCGTGCGAACACCCCAAGCGCCCGGCCGGACCGGACGCTTGGGATATCACTGATCGATCAAGCTTTGCTGGACAATTCTTCTCGCTTGGCGGCGATGATCGCCAGCAATTCACGCTGGGGTTTGACAAATTTGTCGACCCCTTCGTCCATCAAAAACTTGTGCATGTGAGCCACGTCCAACGCGCCATCAATCTCGTCTTGGACAGCTTGCGAAGGCATCTCGTCGACTTGACGTTTGAACGTTTCACCGCTGGCGTCGACCGCTTCGTTGGTCGATGGTGGGTTGGTTTGAATGTCACTGCCAGCCAACGCCGCCACGTACTTCCACGGTGGATCGTCTTTGCTCTTCGTACCTGTGCTGGCGAAGATCAACTCCTGCTCCAGCTTCAAACCTTTGTCGGCCCAGAACTCTTGGTTCTCTTTCCAAATGCGTTTGGCGTTCAAGATGCCGACCTGGCCTTGAGCATCGCTGGATAGGTTCGGCAGTTCTTTCTGAGTGTAAACATCGATTCGCGAAATAAAGATGCTGTACACGGACTTGAATTGATCCAGCGAACGAATGCCAGCTTCCGCCGCGCGCTGAGCGCCTTTCCAAACGGCTTCACGAGCCGCGTGGTACTGGTCCGCGGTGAACATCAACGTGACGTTCAGCGTGATTCCGTTGGCGGCCAGTTCTTCCAACGCGGCCAAGCCGGCTTCCGTGGCAGGAACTTTGATCATGCGGTTGGTGTGGCCCGCGTTCCACTGCTTGCCGAGCTCGATGTAGCGTTCCGCAATGTCCGCCGCTGAAAACTTCTGATCCGGGTCTTCCAAAATCGGATCCAATTCGAAGCTCACCCAGCCCGCATTGCCGCCGGTGGATTCGTGGATCGACGCGAATTTCTTTTCCGCGTCGTTGACCAATTCGTCGGTCAACGCCCACGCGATGGCTTCGTCGTCGTGACCTTCGCTGAGCAGTTCGTCGATTCGCGAATCGAAACCGCCCGCTTTGACGATTCCCGAGATGATGGCCGGATTGCTGGTCGCCCCGACGGCGCCCCAAGCGAGGTTTTGGTCGACTTCGGATGGTTCGACGGAATCCAGGTACAGCTTGGTGCCGGAATCAATCAGTGACTGGAGGGATGCAGACATCGGTTCTCTTCAGTGAGCAGAGTGGAAACGTTCATTCGTCAAATCGCTGACGATTTCACGAACGACGCGAACGGGCAAAGGAAACGACCAGGCCAATCGTGCAAAATGCGATCCGAAATCCCGACGGGCGAAAACCTGGTTTCCATGTCCAACGACGGGCGTCGCGGCACAAAATGCAGATCGCCGTGTGTCGAAGAAGAACAGCTCCCCACCACAGGACGGGTGGATCCTGAAAATGGACCTTGAAACATGTTCAAATGACAGCACTTTGCGTTGCGAAATGGGCTGTTTTGCCAATTAGACTGCATTGAGCCTGATTTGTGGGGGTGGGGCAATCGGTCACATTCAAGATTCATCCCGGATTCCTTCGCGAAGGTAAATGATCCAAGCCAAACCTTCCTATTTTTTCTAATCCGTTCAAATGTGTTCCAAGCTGTGAAACGTTTGGCCCGTGCAAACGCATTGACGTGGACCTTACGCCAAGTCCCCGATAGCTTACTGCTCGATTGACAACGTCCGTCCAACTCAAATCGGCATGTGATTGCCGACCCGAATCGACTTCTCTTCATCGGAATCCTTCATGACCGCAGATTCAGCCAAGCCGTCGTTCCTGGAGCGACCCGGCCCGTTGGGGCTGACCGTGGCTTTGTTGATTTTGATGGGATTTTTCTTCTTCTTGCCCTCCGCCTTCCGCGCGGCTCGCATGGGTTTGAAGAACAAAGAGAATGACGTCAAAGATTGGCTTCCCAGCGATTTCCCAGAGACCGCGGAACTCGACTGGTTCGCGGATCACTTCGCCGGCGAGAGCTTTGTGCTGCTGACCTGGGAAGGTTGCAACGTCGGCGATCAACGTCTGCGTTTGCTGGAAGAGAAACTGCTGCATGAATCCGCCAATTACCGTGAGCAATTGGCTGCCGAGGAAGCGTGGGGCGAAGATGCGTTGTCGCTGGCCGAAATCCAGGCTCGCGTTCGCGCGCGTGAACTCGGCGAAGAGTTGCAACTGCTGCCGCCCGGCCAGGAACTGACGAACTGGGGTGGCGAAGACGAGAAGTGGTTGGCCTCGGCTGATGGGACGTGGTACTACATCCAACCCGACGGCAAACTGTTCCGTTGGGAAGAGTCCATGAATGGCCCCGCGGCGCTCATCCGCAAGGTCAACAAGGCAGCGGGTCGTTACGAACTGCGTGGGCAATTTGTGACCGCCTTTGGGGATCCATCCACACCGGAACGAGTCAACCCGTTCTACAACGATCCCATGTTGCTTTGCGCGCCGCTGTTTCAAACGGTGCAAACGGGAGCCACCATCGCGGAAGAGTTGGCAGCCGAGGATGGACCTCTGTGGCCAATCGATTTGACCGATGTCACGAAGAAGCCCATCGTGGCCAAGCGTTTGGCGATGGAGCGTTTGACCGGAACCTTGTTCGCTCCGGCCGTTCCTTTCGAATTCGACTGGAAGCCTGAATCCTTTGTCGAGCAGTTGCCGGCTGATCGGCGATCCGAAGTTCCCGACGACGCCGACCAACGCATCGCAACCACATTGCAAGAGTTCGTTGATTCGCGATTGGAAGGCGATGCATCACGATTGCCGACGGCGCTGACGCAGATTCAAACGGATGCCTGGTACGCGGTTTACGATTCGCTCGGTGTGGAACCACCGCCACGTTTGACATGCTTGCTGGTCACGTTGACGGACCTTGCCAAAGACAACCTGGCGTTCGCAATCGGTCGTGGCACGCTCGGAATGCCTCAGGGACGCTTGTTGCAACTCGCGAAACAGTCCGGCATTCAACCGCCGCTGCCACCCAGCAGTGCACCGCCACCGTTCAATCGCGAACCACCGGAATCGATCGGTGGCATGCCGCCGTTGCGAATGGGTGGGCCTCCCGTCGACAACATCGCCATCGACGAAGAAGGCACCGTCACTTTGGTGCGTCTGGTCGGTTATTGCATCTTGGTTGGCGTGTTGCTGTCGTACTTCTGCTTCCGCAGTTTCAAAGTCACCATCATGTTGTTCATCGTCGGCGGGTCCGCTGCGATGCTCAGCATGTCCGTCGTCGGTTGGACCGGCGGCCGAGTCGATGCAATTTTGATGTCGATGCCGTCACTGGTGTATGTGTTGGGCCTGTCCGGTTCCATTCACGTGATCAACTACTACCGCGACGAAGTGCGTTTCCGAGGCCGTCGCGGCGCGGCGACTCGAGCACTGAAACACGCCGCGTTGCCGTGTACTTTGGCCGCGCTAACGACCGCCATTGGTTTGGCGTCCCTGTTCACCAGCAATCTGAAACCGATCAGCAACTTCGGTCTGTATTCCGCGATCGGTGTGATTTCGACATTGGGCGTGCTGTTCAGTTATCTCCCAGCCGCTCTGGAAACATTCTCGCCGCAGTTCGGACAAGACAAAGCTGAAGAACGCAAACGTTTGGCTGCTGCCAAGAAAGCCGCGAACGCGGAAGGCACGTCGCCCGGCGACACAACCAAACCGCAAAAGGGCGCCGTGTCCGGCGAACTGGAATTGGCGGCTTGGTGGGCTGGCGTGGGGCGTTGGATCACGGGCAACCATGCGATGGTCAGCACCGTTTGCCTGGTCGGGTTGGTGTTGGCTTCGCTGGGGTTGTTCAAGATCACCACATCGGTGCAGTTGCTAAAGCTATTCGATCCTCAGGCTCGTATCCTTCGCGACTATGCATGGTTGGAAGATCACTTCGGCAATCTAGTGCCGATGGAAATCGTGGTCCGCATGCCGCCCGAAATCCAACGTCCGATGCGATTGGCAAACGCCACCACAGAGGAGGAAACCGAAGCGGAAGACAAGTTGTCCGATCCGGTGTCGCTGAGTCTGCTCGAGCGGATCGAAGCGGTCTCGCGAATTCGAAAAGTCGTCACCCGATCACTGGGTGAGGAAGGCATCGCGAAAGTTGGCCAAGCGTCGAGCATGGACACCTTCATCGCTCCGCTGCCCGACGTCAGCAATGGTTGGAGTGCCCAACGCAATCTGTTCAACAACCGGTTGACGGAATCGCGATCGGAGCTGTTAGAAAGCGACTACGTCAAACTCGAAAAGAACGGCCCGCTGAAAGACAGCGAGTTGTGGCGTTTGAGCCTTCGCGTCAGTGCCTTGTCCGACGTTGACTACGGACTGTTCATCAATGAACTGAAAGACGCCGTTGATCCGGTGGTCCAGGCCTATCGAGTGCGATCGGAACTGATTCGAGAAATTCAACAGCCTGACGGCACTCAGATTCCCAAAGCCAAGGTGTTGGTGCTCGGGGCACAGAACGTGGTCGATCTCGATTCTGCTTCCTTGGTGAAGGTCGATGAAGCGACGGGCGAAAAAGTGGTCGATCAACAAGCGATCTTTTTGTCGACGCTTCGTGAGTTGCTCGGCAATGAACGCATTCGTCAGAGCTGGATCGATCCCAACGCGGAAGACGCCATCGCACGAACCACGGACGACAATTGGGACCGCCGCATTGCCGCCGCCGACGTGGTGGTCGATGTCTCGGATTTGCCATTCGCTGACTCTGCGGAATTGGCGGATGACAGTGCGGCATTGGCGACAAAGGGTGCGGCTCGTTTGCTGACCGCGCGGGATGTGATCGCCAAGTCGATTCCGAAACACATTTTGGCGCTGGACAAAGTCGCCAGTGGGCAACCGGATCGACTGCCAATCTTTGAACTGGACGAACCCGCCACGCCGCAAGTCATCTACACCGGCGTCGTCCCCGTGGTCTATAAAGCCCAACGCACGCTTTTGGGCAGCTTGGTTGAGTCCATCCTGTTGGCATTCGTGTTGATTGGGATCGTGATGATCGTCTTGCTGAACCCCGGGGCGTTCCCAACACGCTGGTTGATGCCCGCCAACATCCAATCCGGATTGTTGGCCGGTGCCGTTTCGATGATCCCCAATGTCTTCCCGGTTTTGCTGGTCTTCGGCTTGATGGGTCACTTGAGAACGGCGGTCGACATCGGAACGATGATGACGGCCAGTGTTGCGATGGGTGTTGCCGTCGATGACACCATTCACTTTCTGACTTGGTTTCGCCAATTCTTGGAAGAAGGCAAGACTCGTCGCGAAGCTGTGATCGAGACCTACCGTCGAGTGGGGCCTGCGATGACGCAAACCACCATCGTCGGCGGATTAGGATTGTTCATTTTCGCGATGTCAACGTTCACGCCGACACAGCGTTTTGGAACGTTGATGTTGGTGATGCTCGCCGCGGCCTTGATCGGCGACTTGATCTTGCTTCCAGCCTTGCTGGCTGGACCGCTCGGGAAGGTTTTCAAACCCCGGCATGACCATCTGGGAAAGCCCACGTTTGATCCGGGGCAATCTGGCATTGCCGCCGCGAGTGAAATTGGCGGGGTCGAACTGGATTCGATGAGCGAAAGTGCCCGTGTCAACGACGATCGCGTTGTCACGGAGGACACTCCGGTGTTGAAACTGCACAAACCACCCGCACGCAAAGACGCCAATCGCCCATCGCCGAAGGGATAGCGGTGTCTTGCCTGCGAGTCGCATTCTGAGGTTACCCGCGGCGATCGGACCTTGTGTCGACAGGATCACCGGCAAGCTGGTTCAGTCCCTGCGGCGATTGTTTGTTTCGCGTGGCGGGTCCTCATGGCATTGCAGGCTGGTCTCGTTCGAACGGCAGACCATTTGCATCCACCGCCGTCCAAGTTCGCGTGGACGCGTCACTACGTCCGGTAATTTGCGTTGGTCAGGCAAACTCTCTTGCCTGAATCAAATGAACCATCTGATCGGATAGGTTCTGCTGCGAACGAGCATCAACGCATCGAATCAACCGTCGTCAGAACGTTCTGAATGAGGTACGCTCCGCGTCTCTTCGGGACTCACTTCATCGACGAATGCGACATGCCTTTGAAATCTTTGGCGGACCAGGCAACCAGTTACCGAGTGCGGTTCTGCATCGGACTGGTCGCGGTATGCATTCTCGCACCGCTGGCGATTCGTGATTCGGCTCGTGCACTCGGCACGATGTACAACGCCCCCGCGTTGTGGTTGCCCGAAGACATGCCGGTCCGCAAACAGTACGACGACTTCTCAAAGCTGTTTCAGGGTCAAGACGTTTTGATGATTGGTTGGGACGGGGCCAAGATCGGAAGCGAATCCGTCGACGAAGCCGCCAAAGCGTTGCTGCCTCTGACTGAGTCCACGCCGCAGCGTGCGGCGTACCTCGAAGGGGTCAGCTCGGGCCAACGCGTGTTTGATGTGCTGACCAGCCCGCCAACCAGTTTCTCCGAGCGTGCCACCAGGGCTCGACTGCGTGGCTCGCTGATTGGAGAAGACGGCGAGCAAACGATCGTGCTGGCGACTTTTACGGAAGCCGGCAGTTTAAAACGCCAGGAAGTCATTGATGACATCCGACAAATTGTCTCGGACAAAATCGGTGTCGACGCGGAGCAGATCTACACCGCAGGACCACCGACCGACGGGGCGCTCGTGGACGCGGAGGCTCAGACATCGATCGACCGATACACCCTGCCCTCGGTGATCTTGGGTGCATTGATCTGCGTCTTCTGCCTGAGGTCGCTTGTTCTGACAGCAATCATCATCATCGTGGCGGTGATTGGCCAAGGCATGTCATTGGCGATGGTGCTGTATTCCGGAATCGAGATGAACGCGATTCTGATTGTGTTGCCACCGCTTGTGTTTGTCTTGACCGCCAGCGCCGGCATCCACCTGTGCAACTACTACCGCGACGCGATGTGCAGCGATCCTGACATCGATCCCACCGCGGCAACACGCCAAGCGATGAAGGCGGGCATCTTGCCGTGCTGGTTGGCCGCGACGACGACGATCATCGGCCTTGGTTCGCTGGGGCTGGTGCGACTGGTTCCAGTCAGTGCCTTTGGGTTAATCGCCGCCGGATCAGTCTTCAGCACGCTGTTGTTGCTGTTGCTTCTCCTGCCCGGCGCGATGCAGTGGCATGGAGCCCGTCACCAAGCCAAACATCGTGCGAGCCGAAAGAGCACGAATGCCGAGGACAATGATCCCTTGCCTGTTCAAACGTGGCGAAAGAACATCGGCCACGCCTGGGAGGCTTTTGCCGCAAAGTTCATGAAGGTGCCGATCACGGTCGTCACCATCTTTACACTCATCACAGCCGTTGCGGCCTCCGGATTGCCGGACCTCACAACCTCCGTGAACATCCCACGTATGTTTCCGGCCGAGAGCCGCATACGGACGGACTACGCCTGGTTCGAAGAACACATTGGCCCCACGATCAATGCGGAAGTCGTGGTCCAGTTCGCTCCGGAGGCGATGCCTGATCCAATCGATCGATTTCGCTTGGTCCGTGACGTGGACGACCATCTTCGACAAACGGAATTGGTCGGCGGAGTCTTCTCGGCACGATCATTTCTTCCCAGTCCGCCGTCGAAAAAGAGCCGCAGCATTCGCTCCACCGTGCTGGAAGCCAACATTCGCAGGCAACTCAACGACCCCGATTCCGCGTTGCAAGACGCCGGCTACATCGCCAGCGACGAAGCCGGCAACCAATTGTGGCGGATCAGTTTTCGTTTTCCGTTTGACGAGGACATCGACTATCGGTCAGAGTTCGAACGCGTTCAGGCGGAACTCACCCCAATCTTGGAAGAAGCCGGCGACGGCATCACGGGAACGTTCACAGGGGGCGTTCCAATGACAACGGAATCGCAAGACGTTTTGCTGCAGGACCTCTTTCGCAGCTTTCTAGCCGCGTTTGGCATCGTCGCCATCATCATGATGCTGCTGCTGAGAAGTGTGTCCGGTGGCTTGGTTGCGATGTTCCCCAATTTGTTTCCAACCATCACCTTGTTCGGCACCATGGGTTTGATGCAGACCCCGCTGGACATCGGATCGGTGATGACCGCCAGTGTCGCACTGGGAATCGCGGTCGACGGAACAATCCACTTCCTGACGAAATTCCAAAACCAATCGCGGCAGGGAAAATCGCGAATGGAGGCTTCCATCGCGGCACTTCACAAATGCGGCCCCGCCATGTGGCAAACGACCGCCGTCTGCGCGATCTCACCTTTGGTTTACGGGCTGTCAGAATTCCAACCCACCCAGCGTTTTGCCTTCATGATGTTTGGTCTGCTGGTGGCGGCTTTGGTCGGCGATGTCTTGCTGCTACCGGCGTTACTGGCATCGCCGCTGGGTCGATTTCTGACGCCTAAACTCGCCCGCGCACAAAATCAGCCGGGAAGTTAGCCAAAGGGTGCACTTCACCCGCGCCACCGAGCCATCGCTTCGGTTACGATGAGAGGCGGAAGGGGCAAGCACGCTCCTTTAAATCCCGCCTTGAACGAAGTTTCCCACCATGATCCGAAGCTGGACCCTCGCGGCCGTACTGGGCTGCTGGCTCGTCTCCCCCGCCTATCTAACATCAACGCGCGCCGCTGACGAAACGTTGGCACCACCCAACATTCTGTGGCTGACCAGCGAAGACAACGGTCCGCAGCTCGGTTGCTACGGCGATGAATACGCCGACACACCTCACCTGGACCAACTCGCCTCTCGCTCGCTGCGTTATCAAAAGTGTTGGTCCAACGCGCCCGTTTGTGCTCCCGCGCGGACGACGTTGATCAGCGGCATGTATGCCACCAGCCTCGGTGGACAACACATGCGAAGCGGAGTGAAGGTGCCCGATGGGTTCCAGTTCTATCCCGACGTGTTGCGTGAAGCCGGATACTACTGCACCAACAATTCGAAGACCGATTACAACTTCGTCAAAGGTCTCGGCAAAGGAGGCTGGCACCAATGCGATGGCAAAGCCCACTTCCGCAACCGCCCGCGAAAAGATCAACCGTTCTTTGCCATTTTCAATTTCACGATCAGCCACGAAAGCAAGATTCGCAACGAGCACAC
Coding sequences within:
- a CDS encoding S41 family peptidase, which codes for MDLLTTINRCFALDKQTNVSHQDNAVVSRVGRQRTSQRLRTFALIVGSFAVGGSALPAQAQGFVPSRGPVASAPTNDAERQLDEQERSKALADGIELEEAGQWGDAIDHYEAATRRFPQDRMLYQRLLISRLRFDVERRYQDQTYLQSLRDMTTSQSLDLYSEILANLQTHYVDTIEWSRVLLHGTAALETALDDETFVQTMLPNTSREQIEKFRMEIHHRISNRSTQSRFDLRATVSQVASMANQELGLSGTATVLEFVSGAVSTLDTYTRLLSPGQLDDMFSTIDGNFVGLGVELKPGEDCLQILSVIPGGPADEAGIKAGDRIMGVDTTSAADRDPDFVADLLRGPEGSSVSLEIASVDQPARRIQVARRRVDVPCVENVHLVDTEAKVGYFRLTNFQKSTPKEVEQALWDLSRQGMRSLIIDLRDNPGGLLPASVEVADRFISTGRILTTRGRNARENFDYTAHRPNTWNVPLAVLIDRNSASASEIFSGAIRDANRGTVVGEKSYGKGSVQGIFRMQAAQFGLCLTTAKFYSPSGRAISRNGVEPHISVPPTYIAARPDESGRLVTELEDDVLQKAIEFLGQSAQ
- a CDS encoding transaldolase family protein encodes the protein MSASLQSLIDSGTKLYLDSVEPSEVDQNLAWGAVGATSNPAIISGIVKAGGFDSRIDELLSEGHDDEAIAWALTDELVNDAEKKFASIHESTGGNAGWVSFELDPILEDPDQKFSAADIAERYIELGKQWNAGHTNRMIKVPATEAGLAALEELAANGITLNVTLMFTADQYHAAREAVWKGAQRAAEAGIRSLDQFKSVYSIFISRIDVYTQKELPNLSSDAQGQVGILNAKRIWKENQEFWADKGLKLEQELIFASTGTKSKDDPPWKYVAALAGSDIQTNPPSTNEAVDASGETFKRQVDEMPSQAVQDEIDGALDVAHMHKFLMDEGVDKFVKPQRELLAIIAAKREELSSKA
- a CDS encoding DUF4178 domain-containing protein produces the protein MKVRRASCPGCGAPVEFRFGNSIVSVCEFCHTAVARGDKDIEDYGKVSDLVETDSVVQLGTSGSFRGKPFEVIGRVQYDHSAGGVWDEWYLRFPGDKMAWLAEAQGQLHLTFERPVRKKSPLPAMETLSLGDVIHFGGKDLTVAEIGVAKARTAQGEIPWPFRPGDEHRYVDLHGAADEDGGAWFATFDYSRGDQTTYVGRTVTADKLNLSTPDWQPDPGSGTIAVPSLHLNCPKCGGSLDLHAPKETLRVGCQHCGALLENDDGRLQLLTMLEQREMHTSLPLGVRGNIRGTEYIIIGIMARFVRYAGSTYPWTEYLLYAPGVGFRWLVENDRHWSFVEPVPGVAMNPMSRSLRYDGDSFRVYDRATAIVRHVIGEFYWKVQQGDRVETADFIAPPRMLSIEDSGDGKTRERVVSLGTYMTPAEIESAFEVENLTRPWGVGVIQPSPPISIGVWSGWFFFLFYLLVMFVMNQRSASATPSADGWLFFYAAIFVSAIPIGCIVFKYNFEVSRWKESDFSPYASGDS
- a CDS encoding DUF350 domain-containing protein — protein: MNQPWTELAQSTTVAVPVEPVTSLDLLLQHLIAACVFSIVGIVVFLGCLVLMEKLTPFSILHEIGEEHNLAVSIVVAAIVLGISIIIAASVIG